In a genomic window of Occallatibacter riparius:
- a CDS encoding uroporphyrinogen-III synthase, whose amino-acid sequence MNQPLAGRRILVTRARHQAGKLSDGLRALGAEPVEVPVLEIQPPQSYAPLDEALRNLTIYDWLILTSANTVRSVVERTAALGISPREGRLPEIAAVGAATANAARDAGLDIAVLPREYVAESLVEALAGRVANRRILLARAEIARDVIPDALRAGGAAVDVVDAYRNGVPAQAPELLWQALARPIAAAAFTSSSTASHLAEAATRAGIAFPLAGVQAVSIGPVTSQTLRDLGWPPAIEADPHDIPGLIAALTKLLQRV is encoded by the coding sequence ATGAACCAACCGCTCGCTGGCCGCCGCATCCTCGTCACGCGCGCCCGACATCAGGCCGGCAAACTCAGCGACGGCCTGCGTGCTTTGGGCGCCGAACCCGTCGAAGTCCCCGTCCTCGAAATCCAGCCGCCTCAGTCGTACGCCCCGCTCGACGAGGCGCTCCGCAATCTCACCATCTACGATTGGCTCATTCTCACCAGCGCCAATACAGTCCGCTCAGTGGTCGAACGCACGGCGGCACTAGGCATCTCACCCCGCGAGGGCAGGTTGCCGGAGATCGCGGCGGTGGGAGCAGCCACGGCGAACGCGGCGCGCGACGCAGGACTGGACATCGCCGTTCTCCCCCGCGAGTACGTGGCTGAGTCGCTGGTCGAGGCTCTGGCTGGACGCGTGGCCAATCGCCGCATCCTGCTGGCCCGGGCGGAGATTGCGCGCGACGTAATTCCCGATGCCCTGCGCGCCGGCGGAGCCGCCGTCGATGTGGTTGATGCCTATCGTAACGGCGTTCCAGCCCAAGCGCCGGAACTGCTGTGGCAGGCCCTCGCGCGCCCCATAGCCGCCGCTGCGTTCACCAGTTCCTCCACTGCCTCGCATCTGGCCGAAGCGGCAACCAGGGCAGGCATCGCGTTTCCGCTGGCGGGAGTGCAGGCTGTCTCCATCGGCCCGGTCACCAGTCAGACGCTGCGCGACCTGGGCTGGCCGCCGGCCATCGAAGCCGATCCGCACGACATCCCTGGCTTGATCGCGGCGCTGACGAAGCTCCTTCAGAGGGTGTGA
- the nth gene encoding endonuclease III: protein MPVSKAAKKSPKKTVAQKKAVKKSFEPPQTAIARTKALGGDRSPERVKEILKALDEAYPNAVCALDHRSPWELLVATILSAQCTDVRVNMVTPKLFERFPTPAAMAKAEIPELIELIRTTGFFNNKAKSLKGAAEAITNRFGSKVPETLDELITVPGAARKTANVVLGVSFGKAEGVVVDTHVFRIAHRLDLAKGDSPQAVEQELMKILPHEKWIDFSHQVIHHGRQVCIARSPKCKDCNLETLCHSKDKTWWS, encoded by the coding sequence ATGCCGGTCAGCAAAGCTGCTAAGAAGTCGCCTAAGAAAACAGTCGCCCAGAAGAAAGCCGTTAAGAAGTCTTTCGAGCCGCCGCAGACAGCTATCGCGCGAACCAAAGCACTCGGTGGCGATCGCTCACCTGAGCGGGTGAAGGAGATCCTCAAGGCGCTCGATGAGGCGTACCCTAACGCGGTTTGCGCGTTGGATCATCGCTCGCCGTGGGAGTTGCTGGTCGCGACCATTCTCTCCGCGCAGTGCACGGACGTCCGCGTGAACATGGTCACGCCGAAGCTGTTCGAGCGCTTCCCTACTCCAGCGGCGATGGCCAAGGCGGAGATCCCTGAGCTGATCGAGCTGATTCGGACCACCGGGTTCTTCAACAACAAGGCGAAATCGCTGAAGGGGGCGGCGGAGGCGATTACGAACCGGTTTGGCAGCAAGGTGCCAGAGACACTGGACGAGCTGATCACTGTGCCCGGCGCGGCCCGCAAGACCGCCAATGTTGTGCTGGGCGTGAGCTTCGGCAAGGCCGAGGGCGTTGTGGTCGATACGCACGTGTTCCGCATTGCGCACCGGCTGGACCTGGCGAAGGGCGACTCGCCGCAGGCAGTCGAACAGGAGCTGATGAAGATTCTGCCGCATGAGAAGTGGATCGACTTTTCCCACCAGGTCATTCATCACGGGCGGCAGGTCTGCATTGCCCGGAGCCCCAAGTGCAAGGACTGCAATCTGGAGACGCTCTGCCACTCCAAGGACAAGACTTGGTGGTCGTAG
- a CDS encoding winged helix-turn-helix domain-containing protein: protein MLTIGQWRVDERSGDIARGAERARLDARTLRVLLCLAEHAGEIVSSESLLNAAWGDVAVSQDSVYQAVASLRRLLGDDPKSPSYIETVPRLGYRLIAAVQREAASQPAADSSRMPSAPAPRPSNRSRGIAVLGAVLLLGAAVIFWLLHSRSGKIGATPAHASDTAPARSLAVVPLLDLTEGMKDEEFADGITEELIDKISKIPNLQVTPPTSSFYFKDKNVQVAEIAKSLRVSYVLDGSLRKSGDWIRVDVRLIRANSGFVVWSETYDQPKSDLLTIQDDIARKVAESLRLSLPNSASP, encoded by the coding sequence GTGCTTACGATTGGCCAATGGCGTGTCGATGAGAGGTCCGGCGACATCGCTCGCGGAGCCGAGAGAGCGCGCCTCGACGCTCGTACGCTGCGCGTGCTGCTTTGCCTGGCCGAACACGCCGGGGAAATCGTCTCCAGCGAGTCGCTTCTGAACGCCGCCTGGGGCGATGTGGCCGTCAGCCAGGACTCCGTTTATCAGGCCGTCGCCTCCCTGCGCCGCCTCCTGGGCGACGATCCGAAGAGCCCCAGCTACATTGAAACAGTCCCGCGGCTCGGATACCGGCTCATCGCTGCTGTTCAGCGGGAAGCAGCTTCGCAGCCCGCGGCGGACTCGTCGCGTATGCCGTCAGCTCCTGCTCCACGGCCTTCCAATCGGTCGCGCGGAATTGCTGTTCTCGGCGCTGTCCTGCTCCTCGGAGCCGCAGTCATTTTCTGGTTGCTGCACTCCCGCTCCGGAAAGATTGGCGCCACTCCTGCACATGCCTCTGATACCGCTCCGGCTCGGTCTCTGGCGGTGGTCCCGCTGCTCGATCTCACCGAGGGAATGAAGGACGAGGAGTTTGCCGACGGAATCACCGAAGAATTGATCGATAAGATCAGCAAGATTCCGAATCTGCAGGTAACGCCGCCCACGTCCTCGTTCTACTTCAAGGACAAAAACGTGCAGGTGGCTGAGATCGCGAAGAGTCTCCGCGTCTCCTACGTGCTGGACGGCAGCCTCCGGAAATCCGGTGACTGGATCCGCGTGGACGTGCGGCTCATCAGGGCGAACAGCGGCTTCGTCGTCTGGTCCGAGACCTACGACCAGCCCAAAAGCGATCTGCTCACTATCCAGGATGACATTGCGCGCAAGGTGGCTGAGTCGCTGCGTCTTTCACTCCCCAATTCGGCGTCGCCCTAG
- the hemQ gene encoding hydrogen peroxide-dependent heme synthase: MSDFPPVPLTLEGASTLHQFFRFDWKAWRAVPAAERTRMVNDFTAALQSLESDSSGKVQTALFSQLGHKGDLILLHFRNSFEALNRVELQLAQTALYDFLDLRHSYVSVVELGLYESTRKTYETAAAKGYPEFSPEWNLEVETSLQRGAEAMKPRLWPGVPNAKYLCFYPMDRKRDEQKNWYSVPFPERQRMMHEHGMIGRRYGDVVKQIITGSIGMDDWEWGVDLFADDPIIFKKLIYEMRFDEVSAEYALFGQFFLALRLQIDKLHGWMEGKV, from the coding sequence TTGTCTGACTTTCCTCCTGTCCCACTCACGCTTGAAGGCGCCAGCACCCTGCACCAGTTCTTCCGCTTCGACTGGAAGGCGTGGAGGGCTGTGCCGGCCGCCGAGCGCACCCGCATGGTGAACGACTTCACGGCAGCGCTGCAGTCGCTTGAGAGCGACTCGTCGGGGAAAGTGCAGACCGCGCTGTTCTCTCAACTCGGCCACAAGGGCGACCTGATTCTGTTGCACTTCCGCAACTCCTTTGAAGCTCTCAATCGTGTGGAGTTGCAGCTTGCACAGACGGCGCTTTATGACTTTCTGGACCTGCGCCATTCCTATGTGTCGGTAGTCGAGCTGGGGCTGTACGAGTCCACGCGCAAGACCTATGAGACCGCGGCGGCCAAAGGATACCCGGAGTTTTCGCCGGAGTGGAACCTCGAAGTTGAAACCTCGCTGCAGCGGGGCGCTGAAGCCATGAAGCCGCGCCTCTGGCCCGGCGTGCCCAATGCGAAGTACCTCTGCTTCTATCCCATGGACCGCAAGCGTGACGAGCAGAAGAACTGGTACTCCGTCCCCTTTCCCGAGCGCCAGCGGATGATGCATGAGCACGGCATGATCGGCCGCCGCTACGGCGACGTGGTCAAGCAGATCATCACCGGCTCCATCGGCATGGACGATTGGGAATGGGGCGTAGACCTCTTCGCCGATGACCCGATCATCTTCAAGAAGCTGATCTACGAGATGCGCTTCGACGAAGTCAGCGCCGAGTATGCCCTCTTTGGGCAGTTCTTCCTCGCTCTGCGGCTGCAGATCGATAAGCTGCACGGCTGGATGGAAGGCAAGGTGTAG
- a CDS encoding DedA family protein: MSERILAFLFQFVTHIIDAGGYGGIAALLSLNSCGVPIPSELILPFSGYLVYMGRFNLFLVATAGAVGCNIGSAVAYWIGAKGGRPLVMRYGKWVLMSAHDVDRMSRFFERYGSIAILVGRMLPIVQTFVAFPAGIARMPRLRFHIYTTVGSFIWYTCLAWAGMKLGAAWNTDPRIQQIFHRFHLVVEIALLLAVVYFVWSHLRRRGHADVA; encoded by the coding sequence ATGAGCGAACGGATTCTCGCCTTTTTATTCCAGTTTGTCACCCATATCATCGATGCCGGCGGATACGGAGGCATTGCTGCGCTGCTGTCTCTGAACTCCTGCGGTGTACCCATTCCATCGGAGTTGATCCTGCCGTTCTCGGGATACCTGGTTTACATGGGTAGGTTCAACCTGTTTCTGGTGGCCACGGCGGGCGCCGTGGGCTGTAACATCGGCTCCGCGGTCGCGTATTGGATTGGCGCCAAGGGTGGCCGGCCGCTGGTCATGCGCTACGGCAAGTGGGTGCTGATGAGCGCTCATGACGTTGACCGCATGAGCAGGTTCTTCGAGCGCTATGGTTCAATCGCGATTCTGGTCGGCCGCATGCTTCCGATCGTGCAGACGTTTGTGGCGTTCCCGGCGGGCATTGCCAGGATGCCACGCCTGCGGTTCCACATCTACACAACGGTGGGTTCGTTCATCTGGTACACCTGCCTCGCGTGGGCGGGGATGAAGCTGGGGGCCGCGTGGAATACAGATCCGCGCATTCAGCAGATATTCCATCGCTTCCACCTGGTGGTGGAGATCGCGCTCCTGCTGGCCGTGGTTTACTTCGTCTGGTCGCATCTGCGGCGGCGCGGCCATGCGGATGTGGCGTGA
- a CDS encoding inositol-3-phosphate synthase, with the protein MSTEVQSGQKTAQNAAPAKGKLGVMVVGLGAVATTMIAGVEAVRRGLAKPIGSLTQMGTIRLGKRTDNKSPLIKDFVPLADLNDVVFTGWDIFEDNVYESAAHAKVLDNETLQQLKPYLEAIKPLPAVFDQYYVKRLHGTHVKKGKNKMDLANQVREDIRNFRKTVDRVVMIWCGSTEIFLEPTAVHASIEAFEKGLQNDDIGIAPSQIYAYAALTEGVPFANGAPNLTVDVPAMIELSKKNNAPICGKDFKTGQTFMKTVLAPAFKARLLGVSGWYSTNILGNRDGEVLDDPESFKTKEESKLGSLEYIFQPELYPDLYKDIFHKVRINYYPPRGDNKEGWDNIDIFGWLGYPMQIKVDFLCRDSILAAPIALDLVLFLDLAQRTPSLRGIGIQEWLSFYLKSPQTREGLYPEHDLFIQLMKLKNTLRHIQGAELITHLGLEYYD; encoded by the coding sequence ATGTCGACTGAGGTACAGAGCGGCCAGAAGACCGCGCAGAACGCTGCGCCCGCCAAGGGCAAACTGGGTGTGATGGTCGTCGGCTTGGGCGCCGTCGCCACCACCATGATCGCCGGTGTTGAAGCGGTGCGCCGCGGGCTCGCGAAGCCCATTGGCTCGCTGACGCAGATGGGCACCATCCGCCTGGGCAAGCGGACCGACAACAAGTCGCCCCTCATCAAAGACTTTGTTCCGCTCGCCGATTTGAACGATGTCGTCTTTACCGGCTGGGATATTTTCGAGGACAACGTCTACGAGAGCGCCGCGCACGCTAAGGTGCTGGACAACGAGACGCTGCAGCAGCTCAAACCCTATCTGGAAGCGATCAAGCCGCTGCCCGCGGTTTTTGACCAGTACTATGTGAAGCGCCTGCACGGCACGCACGTGAAGAAGGGCAAGAACAAGATGGACCTGGCCAACCAGGTTCGCGAAGACATCCGCAATTTCCGCAAGACTGTAGATCGCGTGGTTATGATCTGGTGCGGCTCCACGGAAATCTTCCTTGAGCCGACGGCAGTTCATGCGTCGATCGAAGCGTTCGAGAAGGGCCTCCAGAACGACGACATCGGCATTGCACCTTCGCAGATCTACGCGTATGCCGCACTGACCGAAGGGGTGCCGTTCGCAAACGGAGCGCCGAACCTTACGGTCGATGTACCGGCGATGATCGAGCTGTCGAAGAAGAACAACGCTCCCATCTGCGGTAAGGACTTCAAGACCGGCCAGACCTTCATGAAGACTGTGCTGGCGCCGGCCTTCAAGGCTCGTCTCCTCGGCGTTTCGGGCTGGTACTCGACCAACATCCTCGGCAACCGCGACGGCGAAGTGTTGGACGATCCGGAGTCGTTCAAGACGAAAGAAGAGTCGAAGCTGGGCTCGCTCGAGTACATCTTCCAACCCGAGCTCTACCCCGACCTCTACAAGGACATCTTCCACAAGGTCCGCATCAACTACTACCCGCCTCGGGGAGACAACAAGGAAGGCTGGGACAACATCGACATCTTCGGATGGCTCGGCTATCCCATGCAGATCAAGGTGGATTTCCTGTGCCGCGACTCGATTCTGGCGGCGCCGATCGCGCTTGACCTGGTCCTCTTCCTCGATCTGGCGCAGCGCACGCCTTCACTTCGCGGCATTGGCATCCAGGAGTGGCTGAGCTTCTACCTCAAGTCGCCGCAGACGCGCGAAGGGCTCTATCCCGAGCACGACCTGTTCATTCAGTTGATGAAGCTGAAGAACACGCTGCGGCACATCCAGGGCGCGGAACTGATTACGCACCTCGGGCTGGAGTACTACGACTAA
- the glgX gene encoding glycogen debranching protein GlgX → MSRTLLPGKPYPLGATAHRRGTNFAVYSDAATRVDVCFFDPDGTQTDCITLREKTAHVFHGFVNGIKPGQLYGFRVEGPWDPHRGLRFNFHKLLVDPYAKAIAGDVNWKGAVFGYDLLSGDTNKMSEEDDAADVPKSVVVDTSFDWEGDEPLDIPMSDSVIYEMHVRGFSIKNPCIPEELRGTYAGLAHESSIDYLQRLGVTSVELLPIHHFIDEGFLVDKGMRNYWGYNTLGFFAPMSRYSSSGDHGGQVREFKQMVKALHAAGIEVILDVVYNHTCEGNHHGPMLCWKGVCNTTYYRLIENDPQFYMDYTGTGNSLNVRNPQVLKMIMDSLRYWRTEMHVDGFRFDLASTLARELHEVSRLSSFFDTIHQDPVLEQVKLIAEPWDVGDGGYQVGNFPVLWAEWNGKYRDTVRRFWKGDEGMLSDFAYRLTGSSDLYQSDGRKPYASINFVTAHDGFTLNDLVSYNQKHNEANGENNRDGSDNNDSWNHGWEGPTDDDAINELRERQMRNFMATLMLSQGVPMITGGDEVARTQNGNNNGFCQDNELNWFNWDLDDRQKRLRDFTRNLIRLRLDHPNLHRRKFFQDREIRKRSDGSLVKVIKDIAWYSANGSEVSDEEWNSSWARAIALMLNGRTLQVMNEDGDWLIDDSFLLLVNASYQGVEFTLPESPSGNPWHQIIDTENIEDPFVDIVEVDDVMIVGGRGLKLLSDRSVTGM, encoded by the coding sequence ATGAGCCGCACGCTGCTGCCTGGTAAGCCCTACCCTCTCGGTGCGACTGCACACCGGAGGGGAACGAATTTTGCTGTTTATTCCGACGCCGCCACGCGCGTCGATGTCTGCTTCTTCGATCCCGACGGTACCCAGACCGACTGCATCACCCTGCGCGAAAAGACGGCCCACGTCTTCCATGGATTTGTAAACGGCATCAAGCCGGGACAACTCTACGGCTTTCGAGTGGAGGGCCCTTGGGATCCTCATCGCGGCCTGCGGTTCAATTTCCACAAGCTTCTTGTCGACCCCTACGCCAAAGCCATCGCCGGAGATGTGAACTGGAAAGGTGCCGTCTTCGGCTACGACTTGCTGTCAGGCGACACAAACAAGATGAGCGAGGAAGACGACGCCGCGGACGTCCCGAAATCGGTTGTCGTCGACACCAGCTTTGACTGGGAAGGCGATGAGCCGCTCGATATCCCCATGTCCGACTCGGTGATTTACGAGATGCACGTCCGCGGCTTCTCGATCAAGAACCCCTGCATCCCCGAGGAGCTCCGGGGCACGTACGCTGGCCTCGCGCACGAGTCCAGCATCGACTACCTGCAGCGCCTCGGCGTGACCTCAGTGGAATTGCTGCCCATTCATCACTTCATCGACGAGGGGTTTCTCGTTGACAAGGGAATGCGCAATTACTGGGGTTACAACACTCTGGGATTCTTCGCTCCGATGTCGCGCTACAGCTCAAGCGGCGACCACGGCGGGCAGGTGCGCGAGTTCAAGCAGATGGTTAAGGCGCTGCACGCCGCCGGAATCGAGGTCATTCTCGACGTGGTCTACAACCACACCTGCGAGGGCAATCACCACGGCCCAATGCTTTGCTGGAAAGGCGTCTGCAACACCACCTATTACCGCCTGATTGAAAACGACCCGCAGTTCTACATGGATTACACCGGGACCGGCAACTCCCTCAACGTGCGCAATCCGCAAGTGCTGAAGATGATCATGGATTCCCTTCGCTACTGGCGCACAGAGATGCACGTGGACGGCTTCCGCTTCGATCTTGCTTCGACGCTCGCCCGCGAGTTGCACGAAGTAAGCCGGCTGAGCTCGTTCTTCGACACCATCCATCAGGACCCGGTTCTGGAGCAGGTCAAGCTGATCGCCGAGCCGTGGGACGTGGGCGACGGCGGCTACCAGGTCGGCAACTTCCCTGTCCTATGGGCCGAATGGAACGGGAAGTATCGCGATACCGTGCGCCGCTTCTGGAAAGGCGATGAAGGCATGCTGAGCGACTTCGCCTACCGGCTCACCGGCTCCAGCGACCTCTATCAGAGCGACGGCCGCAAGCCCTACGCCAGCATTAACTTTGTCACGGCCCATGACGGGTTCACCCTGAACGATCTGGTGAGCTACAACCAGAAGCATAACGAAGCCAATGGCGAAAACAACCGCGATGGCTCAGACAACAATGACTCCTGGAACCACGGGTGGGAAGGTCCCACAGACGACGACGCCATCAATGAATTGCGCGAGCGCCAGATGCGAAACTTCATGGCCACCCTGATGCTCAGCCAGGGCGTTCCCATGATCACCGGCGGCGACGAGGTGGCACGCACCCAGAACGGCAACAACAACGGTTTCTGCCAAGACAACGAACTGAACTGGTTCAACTGGGATCTCGATGACCGGCAGAAGCGCCTGCGCGACTTTACGCGCAACCTGATCCGCCTCCGCCTCGACCATCCCAACCTGCATCGCCGCAAGTTCTTCCAGGATCGAGAAATTCGCAAGCGCAGCGACGGTTCGCTGGTGAAGGTCATCAAGGACATTGCCTGGTATAGCGCCAACGGGAGCGAGGTCTCCGACGAAGAGTGGAACTCCAGTTGGGCCCGCGCCATCGCCCTCATGCTCAATGGCCGCACCCTCCAGGTGATGAACGAAGACGGTGACTGGCTGATCGACGACAGCTTCCTGCTGCTGGTGAATGCCTCCTACCAGGGCGTGGAGTTCACCTTGCCGGAGTCGCCCAGCGGCAATCCGTGGCACCAGATCATCGACACCGAGAACATCGAAGACCCTTTTGTCGATATCGTGGAAGTCGATGACGTAATGATCGTCGGAGGCCGCGGGCTGAAACTGCTGAGCGATCGATCGGTGACTGGAATGTAA
- a CDS encoding GNAT family N-acetyltransferase, protein MRDDDPIRPAHGGDFESIWSVINDGAQAYRGSIPPDRLHDPYMSREELRIEIAAGVQFWIYEDSGGIAAVMGLQYVQDVTLIRHAYVLTERQRGGIGGRMLKRLSVLARGPVLIGTWADATWAIRFYERHGFRTVSHDEKERLLRKYWQIPERQVETSVVLTNRSQRF, encoded by the coding sequence ATGCGTGATGACGACCCCATTCGTCCCGCCCACGGCGGCGACTTCGAATCCATCTGGAGCGTCATCAACGATGGTGCTCAGGCGTATCGTGGCTCAATTCCGCCCGACCGCCTACACGATCCCTACATGTCTCGCGAAGAGCTGCGCATCGAAATCGCCGCCGGAGTGCAGTTTTGGATTTACGAAGACTCCGGGGGCATTGCCGCCGTGATGGGCCTGCAGTACGTGCAGGACGTAACCCTTATCCGCCACGCTTACGTCCTGACGGAGCGCCAGCGCGGAGGTATCGGTGGCCGCATGCTGAAACGCCTGAGTGTGCTGGCGCGGGGACCGGTACTAATCGGAACATGGGCCGACGCAACCTGGGCGATCCGGTTCTACGAACGCCACGGATTCAGGACCGTCAGCCACGACGAAAAAGAACGCCTGCTTCGCAAGTATTGGCAGATTCCCGAGCGCCAGGTGGAAACCTCCGTCGTGCTCACCAACCGGTCTCAGCGCTTTTAA
- a CDS encoding PP2C family protein-serine/threonine phosphatase, with protein sequence MRRGLVIVALAMVCGTVLGLAQPPQPRPRNPIARLLTPHGHAAPPTAVPEPAESTSDAIFDATAMGSPAVLDKGWRVGITSNQDAAQPDFDDSTWKVRDAKDAIADVPDEDRPAAPPPPPGSVDPKQEPPDPDYNDRRGPGHKRPWVWFRMHIKLAPNHGPLALLVELPVSHSTNVNIGGAESLTPDIYANGKLIQAQGAHNDHPERYQSISRMYVLDVPSSQTNLVLVVRSIYVPVGWKTYTAFFANRTFHLGALADLNEQLELWTNHSLFERLPRLVISILLVVLGLFLLALYFTQKGHTEYLWLGLHELAQAPIAFFELAGSSARLDLIRYGSYTLQMVLISAYLYFEFLISLLDLRRRWENKRKRVIIPIMRYTAPVLAVVGPSLLVVDRSTVFVIIFVVSVIASIAWIIGWLLFSFITLIAATARRNFEAGLLLLPLVLEFVGVLEPVFSSNMADWTGRNYQSPLTMMAGPIPIHFATVADFIGLLSIVVIIFFRFLRIQRDRERASSELAAARNVQELLIPQEKLDTPGFEIDSVYNPAAEVGGDFYHVEPTAEGGLLVVIGDVAGKGLKAAMNVSMVMGALRRSAERSPSKILESLNRVLAGSDGITTCQAVWFAANGEVVMANAGHLPPYLNTQEVNLPGGLPLGVLPEVSYPEVRLYLHPGDRLLLMSDGVVEARQSSGELFGFDRVHNLSNQSAFYIADAAKSFGQEDDITVLAVRRMAAAVAA encoded by the coding sequence GTGCGCCGAGGACTTGTGATCGTGGCTTTGGCGATGGTCTGCGGAACTGTGCTGGGACTCGCCCAGCCACCGCAGCCGCGTCCCCGCAACCCAATCGCTAGATTGCTGACCCCGCACGGCCACGCGGCTCCCCCGACCGCTGTTCCGGAGCCCGCCGAAAGCACATCAGACGCAATCTTCGACGCGACCGCGATGGGTTCTCCTGCGGTGCTCGATAAGGGCTGGCGGGTCGGGATCACCTCCAACCAGGACGCCGCCCAGCCCGATTTCGACGACTCCACCTGGAAGGTGCGGGATGCCAAAGATGCCATAGCGGACGTCCCCGACGAAGACCGCCCCGCTGCCCCTCCGCCTCCGCCAGGGTCAGTCGATCCAAAGCAGGAACCTCCCGACCCCGATTACAATGACCGCCGCGGGCCAGGCCACAAGCGGCCCTGGGTGTGGTTCCGGATGCACATTAAATTGGCGCCGAACCACGGACCCCTGGCTCTCCTGGTGGAACTGCCCGTCTCCCACAGCACCAACGTGAACATCGGAGGAGCGGAGAGCCTCACACCGGATATCTACGCGAACGGAAAGCTTATCCAGGCGCAGGGAGCGCACAACGACCATCCCGAACGCTACCAGTCAATCTCGCGCATGTATGTGCTCGATGTGCCCTCTTCCCAGACGAACCTGGTGCTGGTGGTTCGGAGCATCTATGTCCCGGTCGGGTGGAAGACATACACCGCGTTTTTCGCGAACCGTACATTCCACCTGGGCGCGTTGGCCGATCTCAACGAACAGCTCGAGCTCTGGACGAACCACAGTCTGTTCGAGCGCCTCCCGCGCCTGGTAATTTCAATCCTGCTCGTTGTCCTGGGCCTGTTCCTCCTGGCGCTCTATTTCACCCAGAAGGGGCACACGGAGTATCTGTGGCTCGGACTGCACGAACTGGCACAGGCTCCGATAGCCTTCTTCGAACTGGCCGGAAGCTCTGCCCGCCTCGATCTAATCCGCTACGGCTCGTACACGCTGCAGATGGTGCTGATCTCGGCCTATCTATATTTCGAGTTCCTGATATCGCTGCTGGATTTGAGGCGACGCTGGGAGAACAAGCGCAAGCGCGTCATTATCCCGATCATGCGGTACACCGCGCCGGTTCTGGCGGTGGTGGGCCCGTCGCTGCTGGTGGTCGACCGCAGCACCGTGTTTGTCATCATTTTTGTCGTCAGCGTGATCGCCAGCATCGCCTGGATCATCGGCTGGCTGCTGTTCTCCTTCATCACTCTGATCGCTGCAACGGCGCGCCGCAACTTTGAGGCTGGGCTGCTGCTGCTCCCTCTTGTGTTGGAATTCGTTGGCGTCCTTGAGCCGGTCTTCTCAAGCAACATGGCCGACTGGACCGGCCGCAACTACCAGTCGCCGCTGACTATGATGGCGGGGCCGATTCCGATTCACTTCGCTACCGTGGCCGATTTCATCGGCCTGCTCTCCATCGTCGTCATCATCTTCTTCCGTTTCCTGCGCATTCAGCGCGACCGCGAACGCGCCTCGAGCGAGTTGGCCGCGGCCCGCAATGTGCAGGAACTCCTCATACCCCAGGAGAAGCTCGACACGCCCGGATTCGAAATCGATTCCGTCTACAATCCGGCAGCCGAGGTCGGCGGCGACTTCTACCACGTCGAGCCCACCGCTGAAGGTGGCCTGCTCGTGGTCATCGGCGACGTAGCCGGCAAAGGCCTGAAAGCTGCAATGAATGTTTCGATGGTGATGGGCGCACTGCGTCGCAGTGCGGAGCGCAGCCCGTCGAAAATCCTGGAATCGCTCAACCGCGTTCTCGCGGGCAGCGACGGAATCACCACCTGCCAGGCGGTGTGGTTCGCGGCCAACGGCGAAGTGGTGATGGCGAATGCCGGCCACCTGCCGCCTTATCTGAATACGCAGGAAGTCAACCTGCCGGGAGGCCTGCCTCTGGGCGTTCTGCCCGAGGTGAGCTACCCCGAAGTGCGTCTCTACCTGCATCCAGGCGACCGCCTGCTCCTGATGTCCGACGGCGTCGTTGAGGCTCGCCAAAGCTCGGGCGAACTGTTCGGATTCGACCGCGTCCATAACCTCAGCAATCAATCGGCGTTCTATATTGCCGACGCGGCGAAGTCCTTCGGGCAAGAGGACGACATTACCGTGTTGGCAGTGCGGCGTATGGCGGCGGCCGTCGCGGCATAG